A genomic region of Micromonospora sp. NBC_01796 contains the following coding sequences:
- the eno gene encoding phosphopyruvate hydratase, protein MTAISRVVGRQVLDSRGNPTVEVDVVLADGSTGRAAVPSGASTGANEAVELRDSDPTRFHGKGVSKAVAAVTGEIAEAVLGLDAEDQALVDETMIELDGTKDKGRLGANAILGVSLATVKAAALAHRQPLHRYVGGVGARLLPVPMMNIVNGGAHADNPLDFQEFMIAPVGAPSFFEAVRMGSEVFHTLRRSLAAAGHSTNVGDEGGFAPNFATAEEALQVVLRAIEDTGYEPGKDITICLDPASSEFFRDGVYRYVGEGRDRTVEEHVDYLLDLVSRYPISSIEDPMAEDDFTGWKRLTALAGERVQLVGDDVFCTDVNRLRDGIEGGYANAILVKVNQIGTLTETLATVDAAHKAGYRVVMSHRSGETEDTTIADLAVGVGCGQIKTGSLSRSDRTAKYNQLIRIEEELGDRALYPARR, encoded by the coding sequence ATGACGGCTATCAGCCGAGTGGTCGGCCGGCAGGTCCTCGACAGCCGCGGCAACCCGACCGTCGAGGTCGACGTGGTCCTCGCGGACGGCTCGACCGGCCGGGCCGCCGTGCCGTCCGGCGCATCGACCGGGGCGAATGAGGCGGTCGAACTGCGCGACAGCGACCCCACGCGCTTTCACGGCAAAGGCGTCAGCAAGGCCGTCGCCGCGGTCACCGGCGAGATCGCCGAGGCGGTGCTCGGCCTCGACGCGGAGGACCAGGCGCTGGTGGACGAGACGATGATCGAGCTGGACGGCACGAAGGACAAGGGCCGCCTCGGCGCGAACGCGATCCTGGGGGTGTCCCTCGCCACGGTAAAGGCCGCGGCGCTCGCCCACCGCCAACCGCTCCACCGCTACGTGGGCGGGGTCGGTGCCCGCCTGCTACCGGTGCCGATGATGAACATTGTCAACGGCGGCGCGCACGCCGACAACCCGCTCGACTTCCAGGAGTTCATGATCGCCCCGGTCGGCGCGCCGAGCTTCTTCGAGGCCGTACGGATGGGGTCCGAGGTGTTCCACACCCTGCGCCGATCCCTGGCGGCGGCCGGGCACAGCACCAACGTCGGCGACGAGGGCGGCTTCGCGCCGAACTTCGCGACCGCCGAGGAGGCGCTGCAGGTCGTGCTGCGCGCGATCGAGGACACCGGTTACGAGCCCGGCAAGGACATCACGATCTGCCTGGACCCGGCCAGCTCGGAGTTCTTCCGCGACGGCGTCTACCGCTACGTGGGCGAGGGCCGCGACCGCACCGTGGAAGAGCACGTCGATTACCTTCTCGATCTGGTCTCCCGGTACCCGATCAGCTCGATCGAGGACCCGATGGCCGAGGACGACTTCACCGGCTGGAAGCGGCTCACGGCCCTGGCCGGTGAGCGGGTCCAACTGGTCGGCGACGACGTCTTCTGCACTGACGTCAACCGGCTGCGCGACGGCATCGAAGGCGGTTACGCCAACGCGATCCTGGTCAAGGTCAACCAGATCGGCACCCTCACCGAGACCCTGGCGACGGTGGACGCCGCCCACAAGGCAGGCTACCGGGTGGTGATGTCGCACCGCTCCGGCGAAACCGAGGACACCACGATCGCGGACCTGGCGGTGGGCGTCGGCTGCGGTCAGATCAAAACAGGTTCGCTGTCCCGCTCGGACCGGACCGCGAAATACAACCAGCTCATTCGGATCGAGGAAGAACTCGGCGATCGCGCGCTCTACCCGGCCCGCCGGTGA
- a CDS encoding MerR family transcriptional regulator yields MRVGELARRTGTTVRALRYYESAGLVVPRRLGNGYREYDPIAVRLVAQIRELMALGLSVEETRPFVESIADGSDDADVCAAALATYRSTVAALQERIGKLTAQRGALDARLDAAASHLVTGVPAVGADPADLVGKPLPPLGFYATDGRPVDLGALGPGRSVIFVYPLTGRPGVDLPNGLLEIHGARGSTEQATWLRDHHAEILTAGAARVYGLSAQSTGYQRELVHRLRLPYPLIPDPRLTLAAALGLPTFTAGDMTLYERLTLIVTDDVVEHVFHPIPEPASHALDLMRWLTKRRQTTR; encoded by the coding sequence ATGCGGGTGGGTGAGCTGGCACGCCGGACCGGGACGACCGTGCGGGCCCTGCGATATTACGAGTCGGCTGGGCTGGTCGTGCCGCGGCGGCTCGGCAACGGCTACCGCGAGTACGACCCGATCGCGGTACGTCTGGTCGCACAGATCCGCGAGCTGATGGCGCTGGGCCTCAGCGTCGAGGAGACCCGCCCGTTCGTCGAGTCGATCGCCGACGGATCCGACGACGCCGATGTGTGCGCGGCGGCGCTGGCGACGTACCGGAGCACCGTCGCCGCCCTACAGGAACGCATCGGGAAGTTGACCGCCCAGCGCGGCGCCCTCGACGCGCGCCTCGACGCGGCCGCGAGCCATCTGGTGACCGGTGTCCCTGCCGTCGGCGCAGACCCCGCAGACCTGGTCGGCAAGCCGTTACCGCCGCTCGGCTTCTACGCCACCGACGGGCGGCCGGTCGATCTCGGCGCGCTCGGTCCCGGCCGGAGCGTCATATTCGTCTACCCGCTCACCGGCCGACCGGGCGTCGACCTGCCCAACGGGCTGCTGGAGATCCACGGCGCGCGTGGCAGTACCGAACAGGCCACCTGGCTCCGCGACCACCACGCGGAGATTCTCACCGCCGGGGCAGCACGCGTCTACGGGTTGTCCGCGCAGTCGACCGGCTATCAGCGCGAACTCGTGCACCGGCTGCGGCTGCCGTACCCACTGATACCCGACCCGCGGCTGACCCTGGCCGCCGCACTCGGGCTGCCCACCTTCACGGCCGGCGACATGACACTCTACGAACGGCTGACCCTCATCGTCACCGACGACGTGGTGGAACACGTTTTCCACCCGATCCCGGAGCCCGCGTCACACGCACTGGACCTCATGCGATGGCTCACCAAACGACGCCAAACCACCCGATAG
- a CDS encoding AfsR/SARP family transcriptional regulator, with amino-acid sequence MKFQILGSVEAWAGRKQINLGSRKQRLVLAVLLLEANRLVSMDRLVDLVWEHNVPASARASIQTLVSRLRAAFRQAGAAGPEIVNQGAGYVAHIDPLAIDAHRFTGLVGAAGAADDERAVDLLDEALALWHGEPLAGVASPDVAERLCSHLREGRWVALEDRMDAHLRLGSGRRLLAELTGLVAEHPLRQRLVGQLMLALYRDGRSSTALDVYRTLRTRLAGELGLDPAPELVQLESAILRADASLAPVTRIEEAADPRLIPTDVGDRAALLRSLLADESVLLMLSGTRDIDRVTAVIPRAGAA; translated from the coding sequence ATGAAGTTCCAGATCCTGGGCAGCGTCGAGGCATGGGCAGGCAGGAAACAGATCAACCTCGGCTCACGCAAGCAGCGTCTCGTGCTCGCGGTGCTGCTACTGGAGGCCAACCGCCTGGTGTCGATGGACCGCCTGGTCGACCTCGTCTGGGAGCACAACGTGCCCGCTTCCGCGCGGGCCTCGATCCAGACGTTGGTATCGCGCCTGCGTGCGGCGTTTCGGCAGGCAGGCGCCGCTGGGCCGGAGATCGTCAACCAGGGAGCCGGATACGTTGCCCACATCGACCCGCTGGCGATCGACGCGCACCGGTTCACCGGCCTGGTCGGTGCGGCGGGCGCCGCGGACGACGAGCGCGCCGTCGATCTGCTCGACGAGGCACTCGCCCTGTGGCACGGCGAGCCGCTCGCCGGCGTGGCATCCCCGGACGTCGCGGAGCGGTTGTGCAGCCATCTGCGTGAAGGTCGCTGGGTCGCGTTGGAGGACCGCATGGATGCCCATCTGCGGCTGGGCAGCGGCCGACGCCTGCTCGCCGAGCTCACCGGCCTCGTGGCCGAACATCCCCTCCGGCAACGGCTGGTGGGCCAACTCATGCTGGCCCTCTACCGCGATGGCCGCAGCTCCACGGCACTCGATGTCTATCGCACGCTGCGGACGCGGCTTGCCGGAGAGCTCGGCCTCGACCCGGCACCCGAGCTGGTGCAGCTGGAGTCCGCGATCCTGCGTGCGGACGCGTCGCTGGCCCCGGTCACCCGGATCGAGGAAGCGGCCGATCCCCGGCTGATCCCGACGGACGTGGGTGACCGGGCCGCCCTGCTCCGCTCGCTCCTGGCAGATGAAAGCGTCCTGCTGATGCTGAGTGGCACACGTGACATCGACCGGGTGACCGCAGTGATCCCGCGGGCGGGCGCGGCCTAG